The Daphnia pulex isolate KAP4 chromosome 3, ASM2113471v1 genome includes a region encoding these proteins:
- the LOC124191547 gene encoding uncharacterized protein LOC124191547, protein METDMEEMSSDTHFCIPHTTFPTLEYLLRKSSSCREIKEFFLLRQIHPNVFKILVEYDSRYDYRSCFRRDECITLNKIWRSDRKKELLPDHFTAILQLALGLEYLHSQKLIHRDIKPENVIIWNSVAGITMKWAYFESPSRYDKSKKVDIQEQTNPQKISDRQTNPQKITGRLSSFLGGIFPTQSHTQLTHDSQSHTITQKLQEKGESKINIEKGTEQMSDFEKEFHVNETKFFTDKRSRTWQAPELQTLSNPRTLATFESDVFAAGLVFGSLLLKGVHPFGIDEDEIISNIKMNKPVNDKKMESKRVTKLILQMLTQKAEERITSSNVVERLNVIQKEILEIPALIDELGKKNIITWYCRFNHQEKNVIQKLQLLIANGGDVNSVDENGNNALQILCNYYKQENLIEIIRLLIGNGFNVNFKDKNGDNAFTYLCKYYKNENVIEIIRLFIGNGFNVNSKDKNGDYAFTYLCKYYKNENFIEIIQILIGYPGFEVNFEDKNGDNAFTYLCKYYKNENLIEIISLLIGNGFNVNSKDKNGDHTFTKLCQYYQSENLIDIIQLLIENGIDINCKTNDGENALTILCHFYQKENLIDIIRLLIKNEINVNFKDKNGDNALTKLCKYYKNKKLIDITLLLIENGFEVNCIDSFGDNALTQLCKYCEKENLIYIIRLLIEKGIEVNCKDTYGDNALTKLCKYYKNENLIEIIRLLIKKGVEVNCKNEIPGENALTLLCKYYENENLIEIFRLLINKGVEVNCKNKNGDNALNLLCRWYKHENLIDIIRLLIKNGIEVNRKNNDGDNALTLLCKYYNNENSIDITRLLFENGIQIPSEVCHSENVFFYVLKKHNTPLDEVIKLLIRQIRHGILFSSKCYEMLQECGMKNQIGGLEILKYMAEEELSLGWHPNCISCNHILSIEESARRQAQHQQMFGNAFVAYHMILKDLQAWQKSTQKSVADQDVPNPGKLCEEAQNHFTTPEDQECFKTMVEISEQMKGGDSSLFQCNLYEHYMRSLHSIARIIGAEKSKKQIEFFYLLPFDYSLTFPADKKDDPDFKTALSEWDKTLFCWMHKPGDDYFGKTLKKDSTKGLFSSVNDSLNCHGQQRKKQ, encoded by the exons atggaaacggACATGGAGGAAATGAGCAGTGATACACATTTTTGCATTCCCCACACGACATTTCCAACCCTTGAATATCTACTGAGGAAATCATCTAGTTGTCGTGAAATTAAagaattctttcttttaagaCAAATACATCCCAACGTCTTCAAAATCTTAGTAGAATACGACAGTCGTTACGACTATCGTTCCTG TTTCCGTAGAGATGAATGCATCACATTAAATAAAATCTGGAGGAGtgatagaaaaaaggaactacTACCTGATCATTTTACAGCTATATTGCAATTAGCTCTAGGACTTGAGTACCTTCACTCACAAAAACTAATTCATCGAGATATAAAACCGGAAAACGTCATCATTTGGAACAGCGTTGCTGGGATAACTATGAAATGGGCCTATTTTGAATCGCCATCACGCTATGACAAATCAAAGAAAGTCGATATTCAAGAGCAAAcaaatccccaaaaaataagtGATCGACAAAcaaatccccaaaaaataactgGTCGATTGAGcagttttttgggggggattttTCCCACACAATCTCACACACAATTGACACACGATTCACAATCGCACACAATAACACAAAAGTTGCAAGAGAAGGGAGaatccaaaataaatatagaaaaaggaaCCGAGCAAATGAGTGACTTTGAAAAAGAGTTTCAcgtgaatgaaacaaaatttttcacaGATAAAAGATCGAGAACATGGCAAGCTCCCGAGTTGCAAACATTATCAAATCCTCGAACACTTGCTACTTTTGAAAGTGACGTCTTTGCAGCGGGCTTGGTCTTTGGTTCGCTTCTTTTAAAGGGAGTCCATCCTTTCGGGATTGATGAAGACgaaataatatcaaatatcaaaatgaataaaccgGTCAATGATAAAA AAATGGAATCGAAACGAGTTACTAAATTAATCTTACAAATGTTGACGCAAAAAGCAGAAGAAAGAATTACATCGTCAAATGTTGTTGAACGATTGAATGTAATCCAAAAAGAG ATTTTAGAAATTCCCGCATTGATAGACGaattgggaaagaaaaacatcataACATGGTATTGCCGATTTAATcatcaggaaaaaaatgtcattcaaaAACTTCAACTCCTAATTGCAAATGGAGGCGATGTTAACAGCGTcgatgaaaatggaaataacgCGCTACAAATTCTGTGTAACTattacaaacaagaaaatttaattgagatAATTCGACTTTTGATTGGAAATGGATTCAACGTCAACTTCAAAGACAAGAATGGAGATAATGCTTTCACTTATTTGtgcaaatattataaaaacgaaaatgttatTGAGATAATTCGACTTTTCATTGGAAATGGATTCAACGTCAACTCCAAAGACAAGAACGGAGATTATGCTTTCACTTATTTGtgcaaatattataaaaacgaaaatttcattgagataattcaaattttgattggatATCCTGGATTCGAAGTCAACTTCGAAGACAAGAACGGAGATAATGCTTTCACTTATTTGtgcaaatattataaaaacgaaaatttaattgagataatttcacttttgattGGAAATGGATTCAACGTCAACTCCAAAGACAAGAACGGAGATCATACTTTCACTAAATTGTGCCAATATTATCAAagcgaaaatttaattgacattatccaacttttgattgaaaatggaatcgatATCAATTGCAAAACCAACGACGGAGAAAATGCTCTCACTATATTGTGCCACTtttatcaaaaggaaaatttaattgatatCATTCGActattgattaaaaatgaaatcaatgtcAACTTCAAAGACAAGAACGGAGATAATGCTCTCACTAAATTGtgcaaatattataaaaacaaaaaattaattgacatTACTctacttttgattgaaaatggattCGAAGTCAACTGCATAGACAGTTTCGGGGATAATGCTCTCACTCAATTATGCAAGtattgtgaaaaagaaaatttaatttacattaTTCGACTTCTAATTGAAAAGGGGATCGAAGTCAACTGCAAAGACACCTACGGAGACAATGCTCTCACTAAATTGtgcaaatattataaaaacgaaaatttaattgaaattattcgCCTTCTAATTAAAAAGGGGGTCGAAGTCAACTGCAAAAACGAGATCCCTGGAGAAAATGCTCTCACTCTATTGTGCAAATAttatgaaaacgaaaatttaattgaaatttttcgccTTCTAATAAATAAGGGGGTCGAAGTCAACTGTAAAAACAAGAACGGAGACAATGCTCTCAATTTATTGTGCAGATGGTATAAacacgaaaatttaattgacatcattcgacttttgattaaaaatggaatcgaagtcaatagaaaaaacaacgaCGGAGATAATGCGCTCACTTTATTGTGCAAATATTATAACaacgaaaattcaattgacATTACTCGACTTctatttgaaaatggaattcaaaTACCTTCAGAAGTATGCCATTCAgagaatgtgtttttttatgttttgaaaaaacatAATACCCCATTAGATGAAGTCATAAAACTGTTAATTCGCCAAATTCGGCATGGGATTCTGTTTAGTAGCAAGTGCTATGAAATGCTGCAAGAATGCgggatgaaaaatcaaatcggtGGATTGGAAATACTAAAATATATGGCCGAAGAAGAATTAAGTTTAGGATGGCATCCTAACTGTATCAGTTGCAATCATATTCT GTCAATTGAGGAAAGTGCTAGAAGGCAAGCGCAACACCAACAAATGTTTGGGAACGCATTTGTTGCCTATCACATGATACTGAAGGATTTACAAGCATGGCAGAAATCTACCCAAA AATCTGTTGCTGATCAGGACGTACCAAACCCAGGAAAATTGTGCGAAGAAGCTCAAAACCATTTTACTACCCCTGAAGATCAAGAGTGCTTTAAAACGATGGTCGAAATCAGCGAGCAAATGAAAGGAGGAGACTCGAGTCTTTTTCAGTGCAACCTGTACGAGCATTACATGAGAAGTTTGCATAGTATCGCGCGTATAATCGGAgctgaaaaatcaaagaagcAGATTGAGTTTTTTTATCTCCTTCCCTTTGATTATTCATTGACGTTCCCGGCCGATAAAAAAGATGACCCTGATTTCAAAACAGCACTTAGCGAATGGGAcaaaactcttttttgttggatGCATAAACCAGGCGATGACTATTTCggaaaaactttgaaaaaagatagcaCGAAGGGTCTGTTTTCGTCAGTGAATGATTCCCTAAATTGTCACGGGCAACAACGGAAAAAGCAGTGA